In the genome of Anabrus simplex isolate iqAnaSimp1 chromosome 2, ASM4041472v1, whole genome shotgun sequence, the window ACTATACAAACTATATACCTTACATTTAAGAAAATACCCTTTTAGTGGTAGATTATGCAAACTGCTCAGCTACtaacattaattaaattaaatcattaacTGTAGATAAACTTGTCAATTTGTGTCCCACTGCAATTACATTCTGCTGGCATGTAAGTGAAAATAATAAGTGATACAATATTATAATAGGCTTCATTTCTCTTATTCAACAGACCAATCAAGTTGTCCTACTCTGCCATTGCAGATGGAAGACCATGATGGTATGTACCTATTATGATGAAAAAAAATCCTTTTCCATACTAACAATTAATTAAAAATTGTTTAATCATGTACAGCACCTAGCCACCTTACAACTATGTCAATATTTTTTTAATCTGCACTGCTTATAGTCTgcacattatatatataatatataattatataatataagaTAGCTTTTATAGTTGCAGGTACTTCGGATACCAACACAAGAGAGGCGGAGGTGGAATGTCCTCTACTTAGTCGGCGTAAGCCAATATTTAGAAAGAAGAACTTACCACTGTCTGCAACGGGGAAGAAAATTGAACCATGGGTCACAGCGAAGACTGAAGTAGTTCAGCTGCAGAAGAGGCTGCTGGAGAAACAATTGCAAGAAGTGGAGAAAAGAGATGAAAGAGAAGAAGCTCTCTTTCTTATAAAGAAAAGGAGCTTAGAACTGGATGTAAAAATTAAGGAGGAGACACTTAATAATCTGAAAAAGTAAAAGATTTAAATATGAAGAAAAGTTGTTTCATACAGTTCTGATTGAAAACCTAAAGCCTAGATCCAAAGTAATCCACAAAGTTATCCCTAACAGCACCATATCCCACATCCTCATTTGCCACTGCTCCTCTCTCATCTTCATTTACAGCATTGATAGCTTCATGA includes:
- the LOC136863442 gene encoding uncharacterized protein, with protein sequence MCPKDTDVQIEEDGSVSLPFDDLPSSSSDQSSCPTLPLQMEDHDVAGTSDTNTREAEVECPLLSRRKPIFRKKNLPLSATGKKIEPWVTAKTEVVQLQKRLLEKQLQEVEKRDEREEALFLIKKRSLELDVKIKEETLNNLKK